In Deinococcus irradiatisoli, the genomic stretch ACCAGAACGCCCAGCCCGGTGGGGCCGACCTTGAGAATGTCGGACGCGAAGATCGGCAGCAGGGCCACTGCCCCGCCGAACAGCACGCTGAAAAGGTCGAGCGCCATGCTGCCCACCAGCACCTGCCGCTGCATCACGAACGCCAGCCCGGCCTTGATGCTCTGCGAGAACGGCTCGCCGGGCGTGAACTGGGGCCTCGGCTTGGGCTTGACGTAGGCCACGCAGCCCAGCGACACCAGCAGCAGCACGAACGCGAAGAGGTACGATCCGGCCGCGCCCACCGAGGCGTAGAGCACCCCGCCCAGCGCCGGGCCGCTGATGGCCGCTGCCTGCCCGGCCGACGAACGCCATGCCGAGGCCCGCAGCAGCAGTTCGCGCGGCACCACCTGCGCCTGAAAGGCCGGCAGCGCCGGATCGGAAAAGCCGCGCGCCACCCCGAGGGTAAAGATCAGGGCCAGAATCGGCACGATGCCGTAGTGCACCGCCTGGGGCGCGTACAGCGCGAACGCCAGGGCGCACAGCACCTCGACGCTGACGGTGGCGAGCAGAATGCGCCGCCGGTCGTTGCGGTCGGCGACCACCCCGCCGAAAAGCGCCAGGCTCAGGGCCGGAATTGCCTCCACCAGCCCCAGCAGGCCCAGCGTCAGCGGGTTCTTGGTCAGCTGGTAGAGCTGGTAGGCCACCGTCAGGGCCACGGCGCGGCTGGCCAGCGTGCTGCACACGGCGGCCAGCAGCATGGCGCGGAATTCGGGCAGGCGCAGCACCGCCCGGCTGGAAATCGTGTTGGCGGACGGGTCGGGACTCAGGCTCACGGCCGCAGTCTAGGCCCGGGGAATCATTACTGATCGGGTGACAGCCGGGAATGCAGGAGGGCGGCGAGTTGGGAGCGCACTTCGTCTTCACTTTGGACCTGCGCTCCGAGCTGCGTTCTGGCCCAGGTGATCTGGCGCTTGGCGTACTGCCGGGTGGCCTGGGTGATCTGGCGCTCGGCCTGCTCAAACGTCAGTTCGTCGCGGGCAAGGGCCAGCGCCTCAGCGTAGCCGAGCGCCTGCCAGACGGTGGGGCGCGGTGACAACTCGGGAGACACCTGCTGGGCCAGCCAGCTGGCCTCGGCGGGCCAGCCCTCTTCCAGCATGGCCCGCACCCGCCGGGCGATGCGCTCTTCCAAGTCCGGTGGGCTGAAGGCAAAGACCTGGTAAGCGTACC encodes the following:
- a CDS encoding MFS transporter — translated: MSLSPDPSANTISSRAVLRLPEFRAMLLAAVCSTLASRAVALTVAYQLYQLTKNPLTLGLLGLVEAIPALSLALFGGVVADRNDRRRILLATVSVEVLCALAFALYAPQAVHYGIVPILALIFTLGVARGFSDPALPAFQAQVVPRELLLRASAWRSSAGQAAAISGPALGGVLYASVGAAGSYLFAFVLLLVSLGCVAYVKPKPRPQFTPGEPFSQSIKAGLAFVMQRQVLVGSMALDLFSVLFGGAVALLPIFASDILKVGPTGLGVLVASPSIGSLVVMLYATKRPPGKNAGRTLLAVVAGFGLSIIVFGLSQNFALSVGALIAAGVFDGVSMVIRNATLQLKAPDHMRGRVNAVSGMFIGASNELGAFESGVAAKLLGTARSVWLGGIVTLIVVGVTAYLAPELRAMNLDDIEDA